In Stomoxys calcitrans chromosome 2, idStoCalc2.1, whole genome shotgun sequence, the following proteins share a genomic window:
- the LOC106094418 gene encoding uncharacterized protein LOC106094418, producing MNESENECNADDSLRPRKRSLVWGLFEKLGRYRVRCRLCAHEQNYQGTTGNILRHLKSKHGLDATIKGQQEPEHQERLKTLLANVPMSASDIKVERNFKRRKSSLTINSTKLEPETEENPYESDGIANSTTYVLEEPFENYIYGDDPTLDPVSENEQDNLNPADSNKSPPQTAKRRNKANLDEERVMAEIEYYRQRADYFKLQKHLTALQAKKIRIEIEQLTKQNNNSV from the exons ATGAATGAGAGTGAAAACGAATGCAATGCTGATGATAGCCTTCGCCCTAGAAAACGTAGTTTAGTTTGGGGGTTATTTGAAAAATTGGGCCGATATCGAGTTCGCTGCCGTCTGTGTGCCCACGAGCAGAATTACCAAGGAACAACGGGTAATATATTGAGGCATTTAAAATCCAAACATGGATTGGACGCCACAATTAAGGGACAGCAAGAACCAGAACATCAGGAGCGCCTTAAAACATTGTTAGCCAATGTTCCAATGTCAGCCTCGGATATTAAAGTTGAACGTAATTTTAAGCGAAGAAAAAGTTCTCTTACCATAAACTCGACTAAATTGGAGCCTGAAACAGAAGAAAATCCTTATGAAAGTGATGGCATTGCCAACTCTACAACCTATGTATTGGAAGAG ccTTTTGAAAATTATATCTATGGTGACGATCCCACTCTTGATCCTGTTAGCGAAAATGAACAGGATAATTTAAATCCTGCGGACAGTAACAAAAGTCCTCCACAGACTGCAAAGAGAAGAAACAAAGCCAACTTGGATGAAGAACGCGTAATGGCCGAAATTGAATATTACCGACAGAGAGCGGATTATTTTAAATTGCAAAAACATTTAACAGCCTTACAGGCGAAAAAAATTAGAATAGAAATAGAACAGTTGActaaacaaaataataactCTGTTTAA
- the LOC106094417 gene encoding uncharacterized protein LOC106094417 codes for MSDNEFESRRKIRKSLVWQYFEKLSTNRMKCRICMHDQRYMGNTANALRHLKVKHDIDARACGLDDPENVRRMKELSRSSSQLEETIAAIRGNNYNSDDGPFQAVSRRPSKTQDIFNYDGETEFDPYNSDNEHVVEIGQDSKNFLRTNVQNLESSPLPKFTSSSSSKSGMKRKELSLEEERIVAETEYFREKAAYFRIQKHLALLQAKKVKHELQQLYGK; via the exons ATGAGTGACAATGAATTTGAATCCCGTCGCAAGATCCGCAAAAGTCTGGTATGGCAGTACTTCGAGAAATTAAGCACCAATAGAATGAAATGTCGCATTTGCATGCACGACCAGCGGTACATGGGCAATACAGCAAATGCTTTGAGACATTTAAAGGTGAAACACGACATAGATGCCAGAGCCTGTGGTTTGGATGACCCGGAAAATGTTAGGAGGATGAAGGAATTATCCCGTTCCTCTTCACAGTTGGAAGAAACTATTGCTGCCATCAGGGGCAACAATTATAATAGCGACGATGGACCCTTTCAAGCAGTGTCACGAAGACCAAGCAAAACTCAGGATATCTTCAATTATGATGGCGAAACCGAATTCGATCCATATAACAGTGACAATGAG CATGTGGTCGAAATAGGACAGGACAGCAAAAACTTTTTACGaacaaatgtgcaaaatttagagtCCTCACCGCTTCCTAAGTttaccagcagcagcagcagtaaatCTGGGATGAAGCGAAAAGAATTATCTTTGGAAGAAGAGCGAATAGTAGCTGAAACCGAGTATTTTCGCGAAAAAGCAGCCTATTTTCGTATTCAAAAACATTTGGCTCTTTTGCAAGCCAAAAAAGTCAAGCATGAATTGCAACAACTATATGGTAAATAA
- the LOC106094416 gene encoding uncharacterized protein LOC106094416 — protein sequence MMDEETMQATASLDQTAYDEDEHNGRSSADITGERKERRGASYVWSYCEKLSRHTIRCKLCTKVMSFHGTANVITHLQRRHNVLGEPGSQLHNKIDSMQTTSNIDNGVNYGNAMNSVKRVQRKSMNSASVVWKYCTRISSDQVRCCFCKKNLSYQGTSNLQRHLHRMHGVVTHSRNNKSAEEYDSVREESFKLPANTDFIWQFCTQIEDNPPRTKCNMCDGIFEAKDTEAIVKHLALIHSLETNPDGDGESKNVMRSRKRPRHMDFENSDDGNLDDYYNDAKWTKMDDNETQQLSSEFDEANIKKDESLYDELIEEDHNNYDEEPFDPSLVQDMPQTNPLSPQSSSNNSPNEQQALTYTQSNCPVAIPNVLPQLDIKVLQKLQEDRLRMETEYFREKAGFYRMQKYLTALQAKKTRFELERLSHGEEATVVTAADLNGAYAVEVALPEHHITTQ from the exons ATGATGGATGAGGAAACAATGCAAGCTACCGCTTCTCTTGATCAGACAGCTTACGATGAGGATGAACACAATGGACGGTCAAGTGCCGATATCACGGGTGAACGCAAAGAACGCCGTGGAGCTAGTTACGTGTGGAGTTATTGTGAAAAACTATCTCGTCACACTATACGTTGCAAATTGTGCACCAAAGTTATGTCGTTTCATGGCACGGCAAATGTCATTACACACTTGCAAAGACGACACAATGTACTTGGGGAACCTGGCTCTCAGTTACATAATAAAATTGATTCCATGCAAACAACAAGCAACATAGATAATGGTGTCAACTATGGCAATGCCATGAATAGTGTTAAGAGAGTTCAGCGTAAATCTATGAATTCTGCCAGCGTCGTATGGAAGTATTGCACACGCATTAGTTCGGATCAAGtacgttgttgtttttgcaagAAAAATCTCTCCTACCAAGGAACATCAAATTTGCAAAGACATCTGCATCGCATGCATGGAGTAGTTACACATAGTCGTAATAATAAATCGGCCGAAGAGTATGATTCGGTACGAGAGGAAAGCTTTAAATTGCCCGCCAATACAGATTTCATATGgcaattttgtacacaaattgaaGACAATCCACCAAGGACCAAGTGTAATATGTGCGATGGTATATTTGAAGCCAAAGATACCGAGGCAATAGTCAAACATTTGGCTTTAATACATTCTTTGGAAACGAATCCTGATGGTGATGGGGAGTCGAAAAATGTAATGAGATCCAGGAAACGTCCAAGACATATGGACTTT gAAAATAGCGACGATGGCAACCTTGATGATTACTATAACGATGCAAAATGGACTAAAATGGATGACAATGAAACTCAACAATTGTCTTCGGAGTTTGATGAAGCCAATATTAAAAAAGATGAGTCTCTCTACGATGAGCTGATCGAAGAGGATCATAATAATTATGATGAAGAACCTTTTGATCCAAGT TTGGTGCAGGATATGCCACAAACAAATCCCTTATCACCTCAATCATCGAGTAACAATTCTCCCAATGAACAACAAGCTTTGACTTATACCCAATCAAATTGCCCTGTTGCCATTCCTAATGTGCTGCCTCAACTAGATATAAAAGTACTGCAAAAACTACAGGAAGATCGTTTGCGTATGGAAACAGAATATTTTCGCGAAAAGGCTGGATTTTATCGTATGCAGAAGTATTTGACGGCTCTACAAGCAAAAAAGACTCGCTTCGAATTGGAACGATTAAGTCACGGCGAAGAAGCTACAGTTGTAACTGCAGCCGATTTGAATGGAGCCTATGCTGTAGAGGTGGCATTACCTGAACACCATATTACTACACAATAA